Genomic DNA from Niallia circulans:
GATTTATCTATCCATTCATCGATGAATGACGACTGGTGTTCCATCAGAAATAACATAAGTTTATTTTGTTGGTCGTTTATAAGCAAAACAAACCCTCACTTTGCATTTTTTTTCAGTTTTGATTGGTATGTATGTAACTTATTCGACAAAGTGATTTAAAAACCTTTTTGAATACAGCTTTTGAAATTTTAAATATTGGCAGTTTTGAATAGTAGTTTTTCTGGAATAGTAAATACACAGGTTATTTTATAGGAACTTTGATGCATAATATTCTTGCAATAGAAAACGTTATCATCTATAATAGGTTTAGTAAGGATTGTTACTGTTCGGCAGGCAAAACCTGAATCAACTAAACTTATGGAGCAAATTTGTTCTATCTATGAGTTTATTTGGTTCGGGTTTTTTTATGATAAAAATTCGAAGGAAAAGTGATTAGAATGAAAATTTTAAAAGTGTTTAATAATAATGTCGCTTTGACTAAAGACCTTAATTCCATAGAGATGGTAGTGATGGGCAAAGGGCTCGCATTCCAGAAGAAGGTTGGAGACGAAATCGACGAAGAGAAGGTCCAAAAGACGTTTGTATCTCCTTCGGAAAACTTTGCGGCCAAGCTTTCCGAGCTATTGAATGAAATACCTTATGAGATTATGTCACTGTCAAAAGATATCATTGAGCTTGCAGAGAAGGAATTGCGCACAGAGCTGAATGATTCCTTGTATTTATCTTTATCAGATCATATTCACTTTGCCATTACGAGAATAAAAAATGATATACCAATCAAAAATGCGCTCATGTGGGAAGTAAAGAAGTTCTATAAGGCAGAATATCAGGTTGCCCGCCTTGCTTTAGGTTTAATTAAGGAAAGAACAGGTGTTGAACTTCCAGAAGATGAGGTTGCATCGATTGCTCTGCATATTTTTAATGCAAGACAGGATCATACTGGCATGGAAGAAACAGTTACAATGACAAATATCGTTAAAGATGTGACGAATATTGTTAAGTATCATTATGGCATTGACTTTAATGAAGAATCAGTCAATTACAGCCGGTTTATCACACATCTTCGCTACTTTGCTTACCGTATGCTTCGTGGTGAAATAAATGATGATCAAAACGATGCTCTTTATAACCAGGTGAAGAGACAGTATGGCGAAGCTTATAAATGTACAATGAAGGTTGCCGACTACTTGGAAAAAGAATATACCATGAAGATGACAAAAGATGAGCTTGCCTACTTTATGATTCATATCCACCGTGTTTCGATAAGAGAGAAACGGATGAAATAATATAGCAAAAAACCACTGTTTAAGAAACAGTGGTTTTTTTGTTAGCCTTGCTGATTTAGTTTCGAATCGGTAATTTTTTCTTTTGTCATACTCAAGATGAACACGAATGACAGCAAAAGTGGAATGAAGGTCCACAGGAATGTTGTGCTGATGGAATCTGACAGCACATCGGTAATCTGTTTAAGAATATCTGCAGGAATATGAGCCCGTGCCTCTGGTGACAGGATACTTCCGCTTTCGGCGCCGCCTTCCTGAATTGTTGCTGGAAGATTATCTGTAAAGCTGTTTCGTTGGATTACTCCAAACACTGTTATTCCCAATGTCATTCCAAGAGAACGTAGGAAGTTGCTTGTTGAGCTGGCAATTCCCCGCTGCTGTGGCAACGCTTTTTGCAGGGATGCCATCCCAAGGACAGAGAAGGATGGTCCAACACCAAGCCCAATCACCATCATATAAATCGTGATAGACCATCTTGGTGTAGTTGCATCAAGTGTGCTTAACAGGAATGTTCCGATTGCCATAATAATTCCAGAAGTCATCATTATCGACTTATAGCTGAATTTATTTGCGAATGCTCCTCCAAGTGCAGCAGCAACACTTGATGTAACCATCATCGGCAGCAAAAGCAAGCCTGAATTGGTAGCAGTCCCGCCAGTCACTCCTTGGATATACAATGGAATGTAAATAGTTGACACCATGAACACACCGCCATAAAACATTCCAGTCAAAACGCTTGTTGTGTAAAGTCGCTCTTTAAACAAGTTAAATGGCAGAATAGGATCTTTTGCCCGTTTTTCCACAAGCAGAAAAACGATGAAGCAAACAACAGACAGTATAAATAAGGAGATAATCTGCCATGACTGCCAAGGATAAGTTTCTCCTCCTAATTCTAGTCCGAACATTAACGAAATAGAAAAACCTAACAAGAATACAAAGCCAAACCAATCGATGATTTGTTTTGTATGTGTTTTTGATTCTTGATAAAAAATAACAATTAATGCTAATGCAATGATACCAATTGGAATATTTATAAAGAAAATCCAGCGCCAATCAAATTGTTCTGTAATAAAAGATCCTAATAATGGTCCTGCGATACTGGATAAACCGAAGACAGCACCGAAAATACCACTCATTTTCCCGCGGACTTCGCGTGGGACTACATCCCAGATGATCGTGAATGCGATTGGCATTAAGGCGCTTCCGCCAATACCTTGGATAGCTCTGAAAATACAAAGCTGTATCATTGTATTTGCCATTCCGCAAAGAATGGAACCTGCTAAAAATAGTAAAATTCCAAAAACAAAAAATTTCTTTCTGCCATACATATCCGATAATTTACCGAATATCGGCATACCTGCCATCTCTGCTACTAAATACGCGGAAGTAACCCAAACATATTTATCCATCCCGCCTAAGTCGCCGATAATGGAGCCCATGCTTGTTGCTACTATTGTGTTGTCAAGAGATGCAACAAATATCCCGAGCATTAAGGCAATCATAACAGGAACTAATCTTGTCTGTTTAGAAGACATACATTATAACCCTCATTTCTTAATTTAACAGTGTTAAATAACCAATATGCAGTTTAACACGGTTAAATACGTTAGTAAAGAATTATAGCCACAAATAATATACAATATAAGTGTAAAGAGGTGACTTTTATGCAGAAGAAAAATGTCAGCAAAGAAGCAATAATAAATGCGGCGCTTGAAATCCTCCGCGAACAAGGTTTATCACATGTGACGATGAGAAATGTAGCAGCAAGGCTGAAAATAAAAGCGCCTGCTTTGTATTGGTATATCAAAAACAAACAGGAATTATTGGAGCTGCTTGGAGAATACATAGCATGCCAATTTACATTCCCGAAAGAATACAGCAGCTGGGAGGAAGAAGTAGAGTTGTTTTCTCTTGAGCTGAGAAGAGTATTATTGTCAGTCCCTGATGGAGCCGAAATCATGATGGTCACATTACCTGTTACAAAACAAAGATTGCTGCTAATTAACAGGACATTTGCGATTTTTCATCGGTCGGGCTTACGAGAAGACAAAATTTTTCAGGCAGTTAATTTTATCAATACATATGTGACTTCCTATGTATTAGACGAACAAAAACAGCAAAGAATGCTTGAAGAAATTGGCTTTGAAGCAGTACAAGACAAATTCTCCGAAGCAATTGCAGCCCTTTCAAAAGCAGAAGCCCCTTATATATACCACCATTTCCTTTCACCAAACGAAGGACTAAAATCAAGTAATGACTTCCTTTCCGGCTTGAGGGTAATCATAAAAGGACTGCAGCAGCTGCAATAAGAATAGAAAGATGCCAATAAGGCATCTTTTTTTTGTTCCATTTTCAAAGATTGAAAATGACTTTATTTTATAATTTAAATGTATAGACAAATAAGAACAAATGATTATAATAATAAATGTAAGCGGTTTTTGAAAACGATTTAACAAAATTTAATCATATAAAAAGGTAAAGGAGCATGAACGATATGAAAAAGATATTACTAGCTTGCAGTGCAGGAATGTCTACTAGTCTACTAGTTACTAAGATGGAAGAACATGCAAAAACAATCGGTGTAGAAGCAAAAATATGGGCTGTCGGCCAGGATAAAGCAAAGCAGGATATGGCAGAAGCAGATGTTGTCCTAATTGGTCCACAAATGAGCTTCTTGAAGGGGGAACTTCAAAAGGCGGCAGATCAATATGGAATTAAAGTGGATGTTATCGACATGATGGCATATGGTTTGGCAGATGGTCAAAAAGCCTATGAACAGGCAGTTGCTTTAATGGGTGATAAGTAATGGAAAAGATTGATGTTAATACATTAACAGCAGAACAAATCAACTTTATGCTTATTCTTCACAGTGGCAATGCGAGGAGCAAAATCATTGAGGCGCTCCGTGAGTACCGTGCAGGTAAACCGGAGGCGGCAGATGAACTGCTTGTACAAGCAGAGGCGGATTTAAGTGTTGCCCATGAAATTCATTTTAAAATGGTTCAGCAAGAGGCATCCGGCAACAAGGTTGAATTCGCGCTTCTTCTTATGCATGCAGAGGACCATTTAATGTCAACGCTTTCCATGAAGGAGCTTGTGAAAGAGCTGCTTGAAATCTTTAAAGAAAAGAACCTATAAAAATAGCTGTATATCTAAAAGGGGGAGAATCCTGTGTTTGAAAAATTAAGCCAATTTTTGGTGCCGATAGCAGGGAAACTGAATAACAACCGTTACTTAACGGTCCTGCGTGACGCCTTTATGCTGTCATTTCCATTAACGATTTTCGGTTCTATCTTTGTTGTACTGACAAATCTGCCATTCTTAAAGAAATTTATGAGTGCAGATGCAATCGCATCCTTCCAATCGTTGTTTGGAATTGCTAACTCGGCTACAATGGGCATCATGTCTATCTTTGTTGTATTCGGTATCGGTTATTATCTGTCCAAAAGCTATAATGTGGAGGCTGTATTTGGCGGTGCAATCGCACTTGTTTCTTTCTTATTACTAACGCCATTTGTTGTTCAGCCAGAGACAGGTGAAGCAATTTCAGGTGTCATTCCTGTCGATCGCCTTGGCGCAAAAGGGATGTTCCTTGGCATGATCACTGCCTTTATCGCAGGGGAAATTTACCGTACGATTGTGCAAAAGAATATCACGATTAAAATGCCGCCAGGAGTTCCGCCGGCAGTAGCAAAATCATTCGCAGCATTAATTCCAGCTGTGCTTACATTGACTTTCTTCCTGCTTGTGAACGTTATTGTAACAGCAGCTTTTGATACAAACCTGCATGATGTTATTTATAAAGCAATTCAAGCACCGTTAGTAGGCTTGGGCAGTGGCATCATTCCAACACTTATTGCAGTATTCTTTATCCAAATTCTATGGTTCTTTGGTCTGCATGGTCAAATTATCATCAACTCTGTTATGGACCCAATTTGGAATACACTGCAAGTAGAAAACTTAACAGCATATACGAGCGGACAGGAAATACCACATATTATTTCAAAACCGTTCATGGAGATTTATACTGTCGGCATGGGTGGAACAGGTATGACACTTGCTGTCGTGTTCGCAATCCTGCTGTTTATGAAGAGTAAGCAAATGAAGCAAGTGGCGAAGCTTGGCCTTGGCCCTGGTATCTTTAACGTCAATGAGCCGATCATCTTCGGATTGCCGATTGTTATGAACCCATTAATTATTGTACCTTGGATCATCTCACCAATGATTGTTACGCTAGTTACTTATTTCGCTATGTCAACAGGAATTGTACCGCCTCCTACAGGTGTTACCGTTCCATGGACGGTGCCATTCTTCATTAACGGTATTATGGCTACTAACTCCTTCGCTGGAGGACTAATGCAGCTTGTTAATATGGCAATCGTATTTGCGATTTGGTTCCCATTCCTGAAAGTTATTGACCGTGTCAATGTGAAGAAGGAAGAAGAAGAAATGAAAAAAGCATCTTAATAATACATGTATGGAAGGGAGGAAGCAGAGTATTGGGTTTTAGCGTCAGCAAAAGCTCTATACGCCTGCTTTTTCCTATAACAAAGGAATTCATCTTAGAGTATGTCTTTGAAAGGGGAAAGAAAAAATGTCAGTAAATAATGAAGTGAAATATAATTTTCCAGATGAATTTTGGTGGGGATCTGCCGCATCAGCAACTCAAACGGAAGGTGCAGCAAATGTTGATGGAAAAGGACAAAATATTTGGGATTACTGGTACGAGCAGCAGCCAGAGCGTTTTTTTGATGGTGTTGGTCCACAAGATACATCGCAATTTTATGTAAAATATAAGGAAGATATTAAGCTGATGAAGGAAATCGGTCATAACTCCTTCCGCATGTCTATTTCGTGGTCAAGACTGTTCCCTGAGGGCAAGGGCGAGATTAACCCGAAAGCAGTCGAATTCTACAATAATGTTATAAATGAATTCATTGCTAATGAAGTAGAGCCATTTGTTGGGCTTTTCCACTTTGATATGCCGATGGAGCTTCAAAAAATCGGCGGGTGGGCAAACAGGGAAGTCGTTGATGCATATGTTAACTATACAAGTACATGCTTCGAATTGTTTGGTGACCGTGTGAAGAAATGGTTTACACATAATGAACCAATCGTACCAGTGGAAGGCGGATATCTGTACGATTTCCATTATCCTAATGAGGTTGATTTCAAGAAGGCTGTCCAAGTCGGATACCATACAATCCTTGCAAGTGCAAAAGCGATTCAAGCATATAAAAACCAAGGACAGGATGGGAAAATTGGAATCGTCCTTAATTTGACGCCATCTTATCCGCGCAGTCAAAATCCTGCCGATGTAAAAGCTTCCGTGTTGGCGGATGCCTTCTTTAACAGGTCATTTTTAGATCCTTCTGTTAAAGGTGAATTCCCTGCTGAGCTTGTTGCTATCCTGAAAGAGGAGGGCTTCATGCCTGAAATTGCAGATGGAGATTTGGAAATCATCCGCAATAATACAGTTGATATTCTTGGTGTTAACTATTATCAGCCAAGAAGGGTGAAGGCGAAAGAGCATCTTCCTAATCCAGAGGCTCCATTTATGCCAGACCGCTATTTTGATAACTACGTAATGCCTGGCAGAAAAATGAATCCGCACCGCGGCTGGGAAATTTACGAAAAAGGTATATATGATATTTTAATCAATTTAAAAGATAACTATGGAAATATTGAATGCTTCATCTCTGAGAATGGAATGGGAGTTGAAGGAGAAGAAAAATTCCGTGACGAAACAGGCATCATTCAAGATGATTACCGAATTGAGTTTATCTCAGACCATCTTAAATGGGTGCATCAAGCAATCGCGGAAGGCTCAAATGTAAAAGGCTATCATTTATGGACATTCATGGATAACTGGTCTTGGACAAATGCGTACAAAAATAGGTATGGCTTCGTATCTGTTAACCTTAATAAAGACGGAGAACGCACAGTTAAAAAGAGCGGACAATGGTTTAAAGCAGTAGCAGAAAATAACGGGTTTTAAATGAGAGAAAAAAGTGATTTCAACTGAAATCACTTTTTTTTTTGCAATCTTGGAAGCTATCTTTCTATTATTGACGGTTAACTTCACAGGGGTTTATAATTAAGTTATCGTTTAGGTTAATAAAATGTTAACGCATACATAAATCGAATGGAGGATCGCTGATATGAAATTTGATATGCCTTTACCTGATTTACAGCAATATAAAGGAATTAATCCAAAGCCAGATGATTTTGATGCTTATTGGGCAGCAGGTCTAGAAGAATTACAAGCACAATCGTTGGATTATGAGCTAATCCCAGCTTCTTTTCACAGCAGGGCTGCTGATTGTTTTCATTTGTATTTTACAGGCGTCGGCGGAGCGAGAATACATTGCCAGTTAGTTCGTCCCAAAGAGCAAACGATGCCTGGACCAGGGCTGTTATGGTTTCACGGCTATCATGTGAACAGCGGCGATTGGATTGACAAAATAGGCTATGCAGCAGAAGGTTATACGATTTTGGCCATGGACTGCCGCGGCCAAGGTGGCCTGTCAGAGGATCATCTCAAAGTGAAGGGTACAACATTAAAAGGCCATATTATTAGGGGGATAGAAGAGGCTCCCGAAAAGCTCTATTACCGGAATGTCTATTTAGATACGGTTCAAGCAGCAAGAATTCTCTGCTCGATGGAAAAGGTCGATGAATCTAGAATAGGAGCATATGGGGCATCACAAGGAGGAGCACTGGCAATTGCCTGTTCCAGTTTAGAGCCGCGAATTAAGAAAACAGCTGCTGTCTATCCATTCCTAACAGACTTTAAAAGAGCATGGGAGCTGGATATTGCCAATTCAGCTTATGAAGAACTTCATTATTATTTTAAGTTTATTGATCCAAACCATGAACGAGAGGAAGATGTTTTCCAAAAGCTTGGCTATATAGATATACAGCATTTGGCAGACAGGATAAAAGGGGATGTATTGTGGGCAGTTGGTATGGAGGATGCTGTTTGTCCGCCGTCTACCCAATTTGCTGCCTACAACAAAATTCAATCAGACAAAAGGATGCTGATTTATTATGAGTATGGTCATGAATATATAAGGACATTAGGCGACAAAGTCTATGATTTTTTTGCAGACCCGCTTGAAGCGTAAATATGGATGCTTTGTTAAAAGGGGCCGTTATAGTATAGTAATCCCATGAGCTAAGAAACAGAATTATTTCATATCGGAGGAATTTTTGTGAGAAGCAATGTTACGATGCGTGACATCGCCACTAAACTTGGTGTCAGCAGTGTGACTGTCTCCAAAGCACTTAATGATAAAGATGGGGTCAGTGAAGAATTAAAAGAGAAAATTAAATTATTGGCTGAAGAGATGGGCTATCGCTTCAATACACATGCAAAGTCGATTAAAGATGGCCTTTCGTATAATCTTGGGATCGTTATCCCAGAGAGGTTCACAGGTACAACACAATCCTTTTATCTGCAGTTTTATCAAATGCTGACAAAAATCCTTGATGGCTACCATTACTCGGGAATTTTGTACATTTTAGGTCAGGAGGATGAAGACCAGCTTATTTTGCCGCGGATTTATAATGAGAAAAAGGTGGATGGCTTCATTATTTTAGGGCAAATTGGCAATGAATATGTGAAAGAAATCCAGAAAATTGACAGTCCTGTTATTTTCTTAGACTTTTATACAGACCAAAACGAAATTGATTCTGTTTTAACAGATAACTTTTTTGGCGGCTATGAAATTACTAATTATCTGGTAGAAAACGGCCATGAAAAAATTGCCTATGTCGGCAACATCTATGCGACGAGCAGTATCCAGGACAGGTTTCTTGGCTATTACAAGTCACTTTTGGAGCATCGAATCGAGCTAAGGCAGGACTATATTATTTATGACCGTGATGAACGGGGCAAATATATAGACATCGTTTTTCCTGATGATATGCCAACAGCATTTGTTTGTAATAATGACGAGATTGCTTACAACCTCATTAACAATCTTCAGAAGAATGGTTATCAAGTACCGGAGGATTGCTCAGTAGTTGGGTTCGATAATTCTATCTATGCAGCTTTAACAGAGCCGCTGCTGACGACTGTTGAAGTGAATATGAAGGAAATGTCTAAGGCTGCTGTGAAGATCATCATGGAAAAGCTTCATAACCCAAATGAAAAATACGGCAGAACACTTATTAACGGGAAAATCATTCATCGGAATTCTGTGAAGAAGCTCAGCTGAAAGAGAAAAGCACCAGTAATCACTGGTGCTTTTCCTATGCTTCCACAGATTCGGTTTTCTGACATTGCAGGTAATGGTAAAGTGCGCCGATGAGATTTGCATCATTTTTGAATTGGCATTGTTCGATTACTGGTCTTACCTTTGCGGCCATCACAGATTCCAGCAGGGTGTCGAGTTTTTTGTAGATTTGGTCGATTAAATCGTCTCGATTGCTGATGGCTCCGCCAATTATGATTTTTTCCGGGTCGTACACATATTGGATATTATATATGCCCTGTGCAAGACGGAGATAAAATGCATCAATTTCCTCCAAGCAAATAGTATCTCCTTCTTCAGCAGCCTCAAAGATTTTTTTTCCATTCAGCTTATTAGGGTCAATGCCTTTTCTTTTGGCGACTTTTTTAACTAAAGCACCTGTTGCAGCAAGCTGGCTCCATGTTTGAAAAGTAGGCTTACCGTCTTCCTCTACTACTTGCAGCACCATATAGCCAATTTCACCGCCATGAAGATTTGCTCCTTTATGAATGCGGCGATCCTTAATGACAGCTCCGCCGATTCCAGTGCCGATAATAGTGAACAGCACATTTTCATTTGTTTTGGCAGCACCTTTCCATACTTCACCTAGAGCGGCGCAATTAGCGTCATTTTCCAGCTCAACAGGGAGATTTGTCGCAGCACCAAAAATCTCCTTGAAGTTAGGGCCATGAATGAAGGGCAGTGCACTTGATCCGCCGATAATACCTGTTTCACTTTCCACGCCGCCTGGGCAGCTGAAGGCAATTCCTGCAACTTGGTGCTTTACTTTGTTTTCCAGAACGGTTTGTACAATGCTTTCTTGGAAACTAGTAAACTCCGTTTCAGAAACGGGCAGCTCACCCTTCTCGATAAAATCGCCATTTTCTGTCATGACAGCGAACTTTATCATGCTGCCTCCTACATCAAAAACCATATACTTCTTCATAGTTGCTCCTCCTTGTATGGTAAGAATTCATTGTTTAAGCTTCTGTCAGGATAAACAGCCGAGACGAATAATCTCCTGCTCTTTCCCGTTGCCAGTATTCTGCGGCACGGTCTGTATAATCCTCTGCCAGCAGTATGCCAATATTCATAAGTTCATCTCCGTAATGCTTTGTGTCTCTGCCTTCAATTGCATATAGTTTATCGGGATTTAAGCCTGTCAGCTTGATACGGTTATAACGCTCATTCGGCTTTGCGAGAACTTTATAATAGCCAACTATCGCTTTTTTTCTATCACTAGCTACAACCATCCAGGATACTTCGTTTGAGTCAAATGGTGACAACAAGCGATAGAATATCCCTGTCTGAATGAAATCCCTATGCTTTTTCATGAAGGCAGTCTGAAGCATTACTTTCTCCTGTTCTTCCTTTGTCAGTTTCGTAATATCGAGCTCATATCCGAACGTTCCAAAGTAAGCGACATTTGCGCGTGTTTCCATCGGTGTTATCCTTTCCACCTGATGGTTAGGCACTGTGGAAACATGGCTGCCGATTGAGGAAAGGGGGTAAACGAGACTTGTTCCATACTGAATTTTCAGGCGTTCAACTGCATCAGTATTATCGCTTGCCCATGCTTGCGGCGCATAATATAGCATGCCAGGGTCAAAGCGGGCACCTCCGCCAGCGCACGATTCAAACAGCATTTCCGGATATTTTGCCAACAGCTTCTCATACAAGCTGTAAACACCAAGGATATAACGGTGGCTCAACTCTCCTTGCTGATCGATCGGAAGGCTTGCTGAATAGGGTTCTGTCATGTATCTGTTCATATCCCATTTTATATAGCTGATGTTAGAATCTGCGATGATATTATCCATGAGCTGAAAAATATGCTCGACGACTTCCTTTCTGCTGAAATCGAGAATGAACTGATTCCGTCCGTGTGAAGGCGTGCGATTTGGTGTAGCGATAATCCAGTCAGGATGCTCTTTAAAAAGGGTTGTATCCTTACATACCATTTCAGGCTCAAACCATAAACCAAATTTCATGCCAAGGTCGTTAACTTTTTGTGACAATCCTTTAATCCCATTTGGAAGCTTTGCTTCATTCGCAAACCAGTCGCCGAGCGAGGAGGTGTCATCATTCCTGTTCCCGAACCAGCCGTCATCGAGGACAAACAGTTCAATCCCAAGGTTTTGAGCCGTTTCTGCAATGGAAAGAATTTTTTCCTCATCGAAATTAAAATAGGTCGCTTCCCAATTGTTAATAAGAATAGGTCTCGCTCTGTCGCGCCAATATCCCCTTGCCAGCCGCTCCCGATATAATGTATGAAAAGTTTGACTCATTCCATTCAAGCCCTCATGAGTATATACCATAATACATTCTGGTGTTTGAAACACCTCGCCAGGGTTGAGCTTCCATCTGAATTGAAACGGGTTAATGCCCATCATTACACGAGAGACTCCATATGTATCTACCTCTGCTTGTGCAAGAAAATTGCCGCTGTATACAAGGCTGAAGCCATACACTTCTCCAGTA
This window encodes:
- a CDS encoding MDR family MFS transporter, with the protein product MSSKQTRLVPVMIALMLGIFVASLDNTIVATSMGSIIGDLGGMDKYVWVTSAYLVAEMAGMPIFGKLSDMYGRKKFFVFGILLFLAGSILCGMANTMIQLCIFRAIQGIGGSALMPIAFTIIWDVVPREVRGKMSGIFGAVFGLSSIAGPLLGSFITEQFDWRWIFFINIPIGIIALALIVIFYQESKTHTKQIIDWFGFVFLLGFSISLMFGLELGGETYPWQSWQIISLFILSVVCFIVFLLVEKRAKDPILPFNLFKERLYTTSVLTGMFYGGVFMVSTIYIPLYIQGVTGGTATNSGLLLLPMMVTSSVAAALGGAFANKFSYKSIMMTSGIIMAIGTFLLSTLDATTPRWSITIYMMVIGLGVGPSFSVLGMASLQKALPQQRGIASSTSNFLRSLGMTLGITVFGVIQRNSFTDNLPATIQEGGAESGSILSPEARAHIPADILKQITDVLSDSISTTFLWTFIPLLLSFVFILSMTKEKITDSKLNQQG
- a CDS encoding PTS sugar transporter subunit IIB, coding for MKKILLACSAGMSTSLLVTKMEEHAKTIGVEAKIWAVGQDKAKQDMAEADVVLIGPQMSFLKGELQKAADQYGIKVDVIDMMAYGLADGQKAYEQAVALMGDK
- a CDS encoding TetR/AcrR family transcriptional regulator C-terminal domain-containing protein, with amino-acid sequence MQKKNVSKEAIINAALEILREQGLSHVTMRNVAARLKIKAPALYWYIKNKQELLELLGEYIACQFTFPKEYSSWEEEVELFSLELRRVLLSVPDGAEIMMVTLPVTKQRLLLINRTFAIFHRSGLREDKIFQAVNFINTYVTSYVLDEQKQQRMLEEIGFEAVQDKFSEAIAALSKAEAPYIYHHFLSPNEGLKSSNDFLSGLRVIIKGLQQLQ
- a CDS encoding PTS lactose/cellobiose transporter subunit IIA, translated to MEKIDVNTLTAEQINFMLILHSGNARSKIIEALREYRAGKPEAADELLVQAEADLSVAHEIHFKMVQQEASGNKVEFALLLMHAEDHLMSTLSMKELVKELLEIFKEKNL
- a CDS encoding acetylxylan esterase, encoding MKFDMPLPDLQQYKGINPKPDDFDAYWAAGLEELQAQSLDYELIPASFHSRAADCFHLYFTGVGGARIHCQLVRPKEQTMPGPGLLWFHGYHVNSGDWIDKIGYAAEGYTILAMDCRGQGGLSEDHLKVKGTTLKGHIIRGIEEAPEKLYYRNVYLDTVQAARILCSMEKVDESRIGAYGASQGGALAIACSSLEPRIKKTAAVYPFLTDFKRAWELDIANSAYEELHYYFKFIDPNHEREEDVFQKLGYIDIQHLADRIKGDVLWAVGMEDAVCPPSTQFAAYNKIQSDKRMLIYYEYGHEYIRTLGDKVYDFFADPLEA
- a CDS encoding substrate-binding domain-containing protein yields the protein MRSNVTMRDIATKLGVSSVTVSKALNDKDGVSEELKEKIKLLAEEMGYRFNTHAKSIKDGLSYNLGIVIPERFTGTTQSFYLQFYQMLTKILDGYHYSGILYILGQEDEDQLILPRIYNEKKVDGFIILGQIGNEYVKEIQKIDSPVIFLDFYTDQNEIDSVLTDNFFGGYEITNYLVENGHEKIAYVGNIYATSSIQDRFLGYYKSLLEHRIELRQDYIIYDRDERGKYIDIVFPDDMPTAFVCNNDEIAYNLINNLQKNGYQVPEDCSVVGFDNSIYAALTEPLLTTVEVNMKEMSKAAVKIIMEKLHNPNEKYGRTLINGKIIHRNSVKKLS
- the licT gene encoding BglG family transcription antiterminator LicT, with translation MKILKVFNNNVALTKDLNSIEMVVMGKGLAFQKKVGDEIDEEKVQKTFVSPSENFAAKLSELLNEIPYEIMSLSKDIIELAEKELRTELNDSLYLSLSDHIHFAITRIKNDIPIKNALMWEVKKFYKAEYQVARLALGLIKERTGVELPEDEVASIALHIFNARQDHTGMEETVTMTNIVKDVTNIVKYHYGIDFNEESVNYSRFITHLRYFAYRMLRGEINDDQNDALYNQVKRQYGEAYKCTMKVADYLEKEYTMKMTKDELAYFMIHIHRVSIREKRMK
- a CDS encoding glycoside hydrolase family 1 protein, which gives rise to MSVNNEVKYNFPDEFWWGSAASATQTEGAANVDGKGQNIWDYWYEQQPERFFDGVGPQDTSQFYVKYKEDIKLMKEIGHNSFRMSISWSRLFPEGKGEINPKAVEFYNNVINEFIANEVEPFVGLFHFDMPMELQKIGGWANREVVDAYVNYTSTCFELFGDRVKKWFTHNEPIVPVEGGYLYDFHYPNEVDFKKAVQVGYHTILASAKAIQAYKNQGQDGKIGIVLNLTPSYPRSQNPADVKASVLADAFFNRSFLDPSVKGEFPAELVAILKEEGFMPEIADGDLEIIRNNTVDILGVNYYQPRRVKAKEHLPNPEAPFMPDRYFDNYVMPGRKMNPHRGWEIYEKGIYDILINLKDNYGNIECFISENGMGVEGEEKFRDETGIIQDDYRIEFISDHLKWVHQAIAEGSNVKGYHLWTFMDNWSWTNAYKNRYGFVSVNLNKDGERTVKKSGQWFKAVAENNGF
- the celB gene encoding PTS cellobiose transporter subunit IIC, translated to MFEKLSQFLVPIAGKLNNNRYLTVLRDAFMLSFPLTIFGSIFVVLTNLPFLKKFMSADAIASFQSLFGIANSATMGIMSIFVVFGIGYYLSKSYNVEAVFGGAIALVSFLLLTPFVVQPETGEAISGVIPVDRLGAKGMFLGMITAFIAGEIYRTIVQKNITIKMPPGVPPAVAKSFAALIPAVLTLTFFLLVNVIVTAAFDTNLHDVIYKAIQAPLVGLGSGIIPTLIAVFFIQILWFFGLHGQIIINSVMDPIWNTLQVENLTAYTSGQEIPHIISKPFMEIYTVGMGGTGMTLAVVFAILLFMKSKQMKQVAKLGLGPGIFNVNEPIIFGLPIVMNPLIIVPWIISPMIVTLVTYFAMSTGIVPPPTGVTVPWTVPFFINGIMATNSFAGGLMQLVNMAIVFAIWFPFLKVIDRVNVKKEEEEMKKAS
- a CDS encoding ROK family protein, translated to MKKYMVFDVGGSMIKFAVMTENGDFIEKGELPVSETEFTSFQESIVQTVLENKVKHQVAGIAFSCPGGVESETGIIGGSSALPFIHGPNFKEIFGAATNLPVELENDANCAALGEVWKGAAKTNENVLFTIIGTGIGGAVIKDRRIHKGANLHGGEIGYMVLQVVEEDGKPTFQTWSQLAATGALVKKVAKRKGIDPNKLNGKKIFEAAEEGDTICLEEIDAFYLRLAQGIYNIQYVYDPEKIIIGGAISNRDDLIDQIYKKLDTLLESVMAAKVRPVIEQCQFKNDANLIGALYHYLQCQKTESVEA